Below is a window of bacterium DNA.
CCCTGGGCACCACCACGATGCGCGGCACATCGATGGACAGGGTCTGATAGAGGACCGTGGTCTCGCGCACCACCTTGCCCACGTCCACGGTCACGGTGATGCCTTCCAGCGTGCCTTGCGCTGGACGCACCGCCTCCTGGACCTTCTGCGCGATCTCGTGCTGGATGGCCGGCTCCAGCAGCTGGTCACTGCCTTTCAAGCGCTCGTACTGCTTGATGACCTGGTAGGTGGCCTTGGCGACGGCCTGTTCCTCTGGTTTGTCGAACAAGCGCGGTTGCACCACTGCGGGTTGGCCAGGTTGGGCTGCCGGACGCGTGGCCAGGAGTTGGCCGGACAACACCTGTTCGAAGGTGCTGGGCACCTCGTGAACCTTGCGCCCGACCTCGGGAATGTCCCGGCCGATCACCACCCCGCAGCGGATGATGGAATCGGGGTCATTGGCGTGGTCGACGATCTCCTGGAATTTGTCGTGGGACACGATGGTCAGGCGATCCACGGCGGGAACGCCCACGCGGTTGCCAAAGGGAAGGCGCAGTCCGCGTCCAATGGACTGCTCCACCAATGTCCGCGAATTGGCGGCGCGCAGAGGCACGATGGTGAAGAGGTTGGTGACGTCCCAGCCTTCCTTCAGCATGTTGACGTGGATGACGATCTCCACTGGGTTGTCCACGTGCTCCACCGTGAGCAGCTGCTGGACCACCTCGTCCTTTTCCTCCCCGCGCAGTGCGGAGTGGACCTGGATCACCTTGCCTTTGTAGCGCCCTTCGAAGAAGTCGTCGCCTTCGATGACCTGCTGCAAGGCCGCGGCATGGGTTGTGTTCTGGGCCACCACCAGCAGGAAGGGTTTGACGTAGTGTTTGTCGTGGTTGCGCGCATACACCTCCAGGTCCACCTTGGTGTTCTCGTGGATGCGCACGCCGTCTTCCAGCTTGACCTTTTCCAGACCTTCTTGTGTGTAGGCGTCGGGATCGAAGTTCTCCCGCGTGGCCACGGCCGGTTCTTTGACGAAGCCGTCTGTCATGGCCGCCGACAGGGGATAGCTGTAGATCACGTTGCGGAAGGGAACCGATCGCGTGCCTTGCTCCACCTGCGGCGTCGCCGTCAGCTCCAGCCCCAGGATGGGCTTCAGTTCGTTGATGGCGCGCACCCCAGCGCTGGCCCGGTAGCGGTGGCTTTCGTCCATCAACATCACCAGATCTTCCCGCTCCGCCAGATAGTCGAAGTAGCTCTGGCCGATGTATTCGCTCAGGCGCTTGATGCGCGGCGCGCTGCCGCCCCGCACTTCGCTGTTGATCTTGCTGATGTTGAAGATGTTGATGTGCACGCCATCGTCGAACAGGCTGCCGCGCACGGCTCCGGCGCTTTCGTAGGTGTCGCCGGTGATGACCA
It encodes the following:
- a CDS encoding DEAD/DEAH box helicase family protein; the encoded protein is MNRHVNAISNRLSLRPPQRQSLEILARVCEIATLAKGADPMPALAAIRSEFPSVEDFEREFPSLCFALATGVGKTRLMGAFIAYLFQAEGIKNFFVLAPNLTIYSKLIADFTPNTPKYVFKGIGEFGTQPPVVITGDTYESAGAVRGSLFDDGVHINIFNISKINSEVRGGSAPRIKRLSEYIGQSYFDYLAEREDLVMLMDESHRYRASAGVRAINELKPILGLELTATPQVEQGTRSVPFRNVIYSYPLSAAMTDGFVKEPAVATRENFDPDAYTQEGLEKVKLEDGVRIHENTKVDLEVYARNHDKHYVKPFLLVVAQNTTHAAALQQVIEGDDFFEGRYKGKVIQVHSALRGEEKDEVVQQLLTVEHVDNPVEIVIHVNMLKEGWDVTNLFTIVPLRAANSRTLVEQSIGRGLRLPFGNRVGVPAVDRLTIVSHDKFQEIVDHANDPDSIIRCGVVIGRDIPEVGRKVHEVPSTFEQVLSGQLLATRPAAQPGQPAVVQPRLFDKPEEQAVAKATYQVIKQYERLKGSDQLLEPAIQHEIAQKVQEAVRPAQGTLEGITVTVDVGKVVRETTVLYQTLSIDVPRIVVVPRDEVKCQYADFDLDTRNIRLQPVSQDILIRHLHDHQQYKLQDGSGIVPETRPEDYLVRGLVDYDDICYEEQAGLLYQLAGQVVAHLRSYLATEDDVVNVLQYHQRNLVQLIHAQMQDHFVEPTGDYVATVTRGFQALRSNTFTTAADEELRDFRAPIPEGLRSRIGSMAFGGFSKSLYPAVKFDSDPERRFAVLLENDSQVLKWVRPGKGSLSIFYHKDSTYEPDFIVETAIEKFLCEPKRATEMDDPVVLAKAKAAVTWCQHATRHALENGGKPWRYLLIPHDQIQEQMSLAGLATRFQPC